A stretch of the Sinorhizobium alkalisoli genome encodes the following:
- a CDS encoding sugar phosphate isomerase/epimerase family protein, which translates to MNNPANSIRIGTMVSATKGEAARRIAEIADLGFESFQPFFWQTTGGQDLAELAKRCREAIGERDITISTIGIFGNPLEETEIDLETLEGWKACIDNAHHFGATCVAGFTGRIRNRPLTDSLPRYRKVWRELAARAADKGVKIAFENCAMDGNWATGDWNIAHNPDAWELIFNETPDEHIGIEWEPCHQMVYLIDPLPQIRKWAHRIFHVHGKDATIRWDVIREHGIFGKEQFVFMRTPGFGDSNWTDIISELRLAGWTGSIDIEGWHDPVYRDALEMTGQVRALNYLKSCRGGDFVDLPA; encoded by the coding sequence ATGAACAATCCCGCCAACTCCATCCGCATCGGCACCATGGTCAGCGCTACCAAGGGCGAGGCGGCCAGGCGGATTGCGGAGATCGCCGATCTGGGCTTTGAAAGTTTCCAGCCTTTCTTCTGGCAAACCACCGGTGGCCAGGATCTAGCCGAACTCGCAAAACGCTGCCGAGAGGCAATCGGCGAGCGCGACATTACGATTTCGACGATCGGCATATTCGGCAATCCGCTCGAGGAGACGGAGATCGATCTTGAGACGCTCGAGGGGTGGAAGGCATGCATCGACAATGCCCATCACTTCGGCGCGACCTGCGTTGCCGGTTTCACCGGCAGAATCCGCAACCGTCCTCTGACCGACAGCCTGCCGCGCTACCGCAAGGTCTGGCGCGAGCTTGCGGCGCGCGCCGCCGATAAAGGCGTGAAGATCGCTTTCGAGAACTGTGCCATGGACGGGAATTGGGCCACCGGCGACTGGAACATCGCCCACAATCCGGATGCATGGGAACTGATCTTCAACGAAACCCCGGACGAGCACATCGGCATCGAATGGGAACCGTGCCACCAGATGGTCTATCTGATCGACCCGCTTCCGCAGATACGAAAGTGGGCGCACAGGATTTTCCATGTGCACGGCAAGGATGCCACGATCCGCTGGGACGTCATTCGTGAGCACGGGATCTTCGGCAAGGAACAATTCGTATTCATGCGCACGCCGGGCTTTGGTGACAGCAACTGGACCGACATCATCTCGGAGCTGAGGCTCGCCGGCTGGACCGGCTCGATCGACATCGAAGGCTGGCACGATCCGGTCTATCGCGATGCGTTGGAGATGACGGGCCAGGTCCGCGCGCTCAATTATCTCAAGAGCTGCCGGGGAGGCGACTTCGTCGATCTTCCGGCCTGA
- a CDS encoding ABC transporter substrate-binding protein, with product MGIRRRAMLGVIALASISLPALSAHAEDVTITVWSLDRDIQPAPNLINDFNKLNTGIKVEYRQIQFDDVVSEAMRAYSTGQAPDIIAVDNPEHALFSSRGAFLDLTGMIAASSVVKPENYFPGPLASVTWEGKLYGIPKATNTIALYYNKDMFKAKGLDPEKPPQTWDELVDAARKLTDPAANVYGLAFSAKANEEGTFQFLPWAQMAGGGYDNINAEGVVKALDIWKTIIDEKLASPDSLTRGQWDSTGTFNSGNAAMAISGPWELDRMMQEAKFDWGVALLPVPEIGAERSSAMGDFNWAVFSSTKHPEEAFKVLEYFASQDERMFKDFGQLPARSDIAIPPTGEPLKDAALQVFLEQLKYAKPRGPHPQWPKISKAIQDAIQAALTGQMSSKDALDQAAEKIKGVLG from the coding sequence ATGGGTATTCGCAGACGTGCCATGCTGGGGGTGATCGCCCTCGCCAGTATCTCCCTGCCGGCTCTTTCCGCGCATGCGGAGGATGTTACCATCACGGTCTGGTCGCTGGATCGGGACATTCAGCCGGCGCCAAACCTGATCAACGATTTCAACAAGCTCAATACGGGAATCAAAGTCGAATATCGCCAGATCCAGTTCGACGACGTGGTCAGCGAGGCAATGCGTGCCTATTCGACCGGCCAGGCGCCGGACATTATCGCCGTCGACAATCCCGAGCACGCGCTCTTTTCGTCGCGCGGGGCGTTTCTCGATCTGACCGGCATGATCGCCGCGTCCTCCGTCGTCAAGCCGGAGAACTATTTTCCAGGGCCTCTGGCATCCGTAACTTGGGAAGGAAAACTCTACGGCATTCCCAAGGCCACCAATACGATTGCGCTCTACTACAACAAGGATATGTTCAAGGCGAAAGGGCTGGACCCGGAAAAACCGCCGCAGACCTGGGACGAACTGGTGGATGCGGCGCGCAAGCTGACCGACCCGGCGGCGAATGTCTACGGCCTCGCCTTTTCCGCCAAGGCGAACGAGGAGGGGACGTTCCAGTTCCTGCCCTGGGCGCAGATGGCGGGTGGCGGCTACGACAACATCAACGCCGAGGGCGTGGTCAAGGCACTCGACATCTGGAAAACGATCATCGACGAGAAGCTCGCCTCTCCCGATAGTCTGACGCGGGGTCAATGGGATTCGACGGGGACCTTCAATTCCGGAAATGCCGCGATGGCGATTTCCGGCCCGTGGGAGCTCGACCGGATGATGCAGGAGGCGAAGTTCGACTGGGGCGTGGCGCTGCTCCCGGTGCCGGAAATCGGTGCCGAGCGATCCTCTGCGATGGGCGACTTCAACTGGGCGGTCTTCTCCAGCACTAAGCACCCGGAAGAAGCGTTCAAGGTTCTCGAATACTTCGCTTCACAGGACGAGAGGATGTTCAAGGATTTCGGTCAGTTGCCGGCCCGTTCCGACATTGCCATTCCGCCGACCGGCGAACCGCTGAAGGACGCGGCGCTCCAGGTGTTCCTGGAGCAATTGAAATACGCCAAGCCCCGCGGCCCGCATCCGCAATGGCCGAAGATCTCAAAGGCTATCCAGGATGCAATCCAGGCGGCGCTGACGGGCCAGATGAGCTCGAAGGACGCGCTGGACCAGGCGGCCGAGAAGATCAAGGGCGTTCTCGGCTGA
- a CDS encoding carbohydrate ABC transporter permease: protein MKKILSSVKDGTGFDIGLVLLPLVFLFVMSGLPLVYNVVMSFQEVDMFSLGSFARPFVGFKNYVDLFAQPETRPILFNTALFVSASIAGQFVIGFGLALFFWMNFPGASWLRGLFLVSWVMPGLVVGAIWNWILSGDFGVLNFFLRELGIIDGNIFWRSDPHYSLWAVVIANIWLGTSFNMILLSVGLSGIPKDLYEAAELDGATMLQRFFTITLPMMRSTIGAIVALGLIFTLQQFDLFAGITSGGPNNSSNVTQYWAWDLSFRQYDFAKGATISVLMIIFVMIASVVYVRSTRHEVRG, encoded by the coding sequence ATGAAGAAGATCCTATCCAGCGTGAAGGACGGCACAGGCTTCGACATCGGGCTTGTCCTGTTGCCACTTGTCTTTCTGTTCGTGATGTCCGGGCTGCCGCTCGTCTACAATGTGGTGATGAGCTTCCAGGAAGTGGACATGTTCAGCCTCGGCAGCTTCGCCCGGCCCTTCGTCGGCTTCAAGAACTATGTGGATCTGTTCGCGCAGCCGGAGACCCGGCCCATCCTTTTCAATACAGCGCTTTTCGTCAGTGCCTCGATCGCCGGCCAATTCGTCATCGGCTTCGGGCTTGCCCTGTTCTTCTGGATGAATTTTCCGGGTGCGTCGTGGCTGCGCGGGCTTTTTCTCGTCTCCTGGGTAATGCCTGGGCTCGTCGTCGGCGCCATCTGGAACTGGATACTCTCGGGCGATTTCGGTGTCCTGAACTTCTTTTTGCGGGAGTTGGGCATCATCGATGGCAACATCTTCTGGCGCTCCGATCCGCACTATTCGCTCTGGGCGGTGGTCATCGCCAATATCTGGCTCGGCACCTCGTTCAACATGATCCTGCTTTCAGTCGGGCTATCGGGTATCCCGAAAGACCTCTACGAGGCGGCCGAACTGGACGGAGCCACCATGCTTCAGCGTTTCTTCACGATCACGCTGCCGATGATGCGCTCGACGATCGGCGCGATCGTAGCGCTCGGCCTGATCTTCACCCTTCAGCAATTCGATCTCTTCGCCGGCATCACCTCGGGGGGGCCGAACAATTCGTCCAACGTCACCCAGTACTGGGCCTGGGATCTTTCGTTCCGGCAGTACGACTTTGCCAAGGGCGCGACGATATCCGTGCTCATGATCATCTTCGTGATGATCGCTTCCGTCGTCTACGTGCGCTCCACACGCCATGAGGTGCGAGGATGA
- a CDS encoding carbohydrate ABC transporter permease, with translation MSEQIRNRLLLGVALVLAAIYLFPLYWMYVTALKTGSAMFATPPKFLPSDPQWSIYAYVWESRNMGRYLWNSLVIAVGAVSLIAVLGVGCAYVLARYRNVWIDVGLFLILMLQVLPASLMITPIFVGFSQVGLLETPRLAVVLAIAAKSMPFFVVLVRAAFMSVPMELEEAALVDGNSRIGAFFNIVLPLARNGILVSAILIFMQSFGEFVYSKSLIQAVELQPASVGLNTFMGPNTNEWNNIMAYATIYVTPVLAAFVLLQRRIVAGLTSGALK, from the coding sequence ATGAGTGAGCAAATCCGCAACCGGCTGCTGCTGGGGGTCGCGCTCGTGCTCGCGGCGATCTACCTCTTCCCGCTCTATTGGATGTACGTCACGGCGCTGAAGACCGGCTCCGCGATGTTCGCGACGCCGCCGAAATTCCTGCCGAGCGATCCGCAATGGAGCATCTACGCCTATGTCTGGGAAAGCCGCAATATGGGGCGCTACCTCTGGAACTCGCTGGTGATTGCCGTGGGCGCTGTGTCGCTGATCGCGGTGCTCGGAGTCGGCTGCGCCTATGTGCTCGCACGCTATCGCAATGTCTGGATCGACGTCGGCCTGTTCCTGATCCTGATGTTGCAGGTTCTACCCGCCTCCTTGATGATCACGCCGATCTTCGTCGGCTTTTCGCAGGTCGGGCTCCTGGAAACGCCGCGGCTCGCGGTCGTCCTGGCGATCGCGGCAAAGAGCATGCCCTTCTTCGTGGTCCTCGTGCGGGCCGCCTTCATGAGTGTGCCGATGGAGCTCGAGGAGGCGGCACTCGTCGACGGCAATTCGCGTATCGGCGCCTTCTTCAACATCGTCCTGCCGCTCGCCCGAAACGGCATTCTCGTCAGCGCCATTTTGATCTTTATGCAGTCGTTCGGCGAATTCGTCTATTCGAAGTCGCTGATACAGGCGGTGGAACTCCAGCCCGCAAGTGTTGGTCTGAACACCTTCATGGGGCCGAACACCAACGAGTGGAACAACATCATGGCTTACGCCACGATCTATGTGACGCCGGTTCTCGCCGCCTTCGTTCTCTTGCAGCGCCGCATCGTCGCCGGCCTCACTTCGGGAGCCCTCAAATGA
- a CDS encoding ABC transporter ATP-binding protein produces the protein MTFQIELNGVNKFYGAYHALKNIDLAIEKGSFVALVGPSGCGKSTLLRSLAGLEKITTGEMKIAGERMNDVPPRKRDVAMVFQSYALYPHMTVEENLTYSLRIRGVKKAEARKAAEEVAAITGLTGLMRRYPRELSGGQRQRVAMSRAIIRHPKAFLFDEPLSNLDAALRVHMRKEIRALHDRLHATSVYVTHDQIEAMTMADHVVVMRDGVIEQQGRPLDLYDRPANRFVAGFIGSPAMNFVPATVGEDGRHAVLDFGRLTLGEGLAPGTAVTVGIRPEHIRMVPAGEGDFNIPVDTVESTGSTTYVTSATQPELTVVENGRGALRSGDVIGLAIDPAQLHLFDGDGKRIEKTHGSVGGPRRLQPLETARPQRIGV, from the coding sequence ATGACCTTTCAGATCGAACTCAACGGCGTCAACAAGTTCTATGGAGCCTACCATGCGCTCAAGAACATCGATCTTGCGATCGAGAAGGGGAGCTTCGTTGCACTCGTCGGGCCGTCAGGATGTGGAAAGTCCACGCTGCTGCGCTCTCTTGCCGGGCTGGAAAAGATCACGACCGGAGAGATGAAGATTGCCGGCGAGCGCATGAACGATGTACCACCACGCAAACGAGATGTCGCAATGGTCTTCCAGTCCTATGCGCTGTATCCGCACATGACGGTGGAAGAGAACCTGACCTATAGCCTGCGCATCCGCGGCGTAAAGAAGGCGGAAGCACGCAAGGCCGCGGAAGAGGTAGCGGCGATCACCGGCCTCACCGGCTTGATGCGGCGTTACCCGCGCGAACTCTCCGGCGGTCAGCGGCAACGGGTCGCGATGAGCCGAGCCATCATCCGCCATCCGAAGGCATTCCTCTTCGATGAGCCGCTTTCAAACCTCGACGCCGCGCTGCGGGTGCATATGCGGAAGGAAATTCGCGCGCTGCACGACCGGCTGCACGCCACTTCGGTCTATGTTACGCACGACCAGATCGAGGCTATGACCATGGCCGACCACGTCGTCGTGATGCGCGACGGGGTCATCGAGCAGCAGGGCCGACCGCTCGATCTTTATGACCGGCCGGCAAATCGGTTCGTCGCGGGCTTTATCGGCTCGCCGGCGATGAATTTCGTCCCGGCGACGGTCGGCGAAGACGGGAGACATGCGGTCCTCGATTTCGGCCGGCTCACGCTCGGCGAGGGGCTCGCGCCGGGTACGGCGGTGACCGTCGGGATCCGCCCGGAACACATCAGGATGGTTCCAGCCGGTGAGGGCGACTTCAACATTCCCGTCGACACCGTCGAGTCCACCGGCTCGACGACCTATGTCACTTCGGCCACGCAACCGGAACTGACGGTCGTCGAAAACGGTCGCGGCGCGCTGCGCAGCGGTGACGTTATCGGACTGGCGATAGACCCGGCGCAATTGCATTTGTTCGACGGCGATGGGAAGCGGATCGAAAAGACCCACGGCAGTGTCGGTGGACCTCGGCGGCTCCAGCCTTTGGAAACCGCACGGCCGCAGCGGATCGGTGTCTGA
- the bioB gene encoding biotin synthase BioB, which produces MTKIRVANTGEVASRDADVERWTLVDAKKIYNSPFSDLLFQAQSVHRAHFDPNAVQMSRLLSIKTGGCAEDCGYCSQSAHYPTGLKASKLMEVERVISEARKAKQGGATRYCMGAAWRSPKERDMESITAMVRGVKALGMETCMTLGMLSPAQSERLADAGLDYYNHNVDTSERFYGEIITTRTFADRLETLANVREAGIKVCAGGILGMGETTDDRISMLVTLANLPSPPESVPINMLIPIPGSKLADAPPVDPIEFVRTIALARILMPESHVRLSAGRTGMSDEMQALCFLAGANSIFVGETLLTADNPGEDHDAALFRRLGLRPMAPAEQEPAE; this is translated from the coding sequence ATGACGAAGATTCGGGTTGCGAATACGGGGGAAGTGGCGTCACGCGACGCCGACGTGGAGCGGTGGACGCTCGTCGACGCGAAAAAAATCTATAATTCTCCATTTAGCGACCTATTGTTTCAGGCCCAATCCGTCCATCGCGCGCATTTCGATCCGAACGCCGTGCAAATGAGCCGGCTGCTCTCCATCAAGACCGGGGGATGTGCCGAGGATTGCGGCTATTGCAGCCAGTCGGCGCATTACCCGACCGGGCTGAAGGCCTCGAAACTGATGGAGGTCGAACGCGTCATCTCCGAGGCGCGCAAGGCCAAGCAAGGCGGCGCGACGCGCTACTGCATGGGCGCCGCCTGGCGTAGCCCGAAAGAGCGCGATATGGAGTCGATCACCGCCATGGTGCGCGGGGTGAAGGCGCTCGGCATGGAGACTTGCATGACGCTTGGCATGCTGTCGCCGGCGCAATCGGAACGGCTCGCCGACGCAGGCCTCGACTATTACAACCACAATGTCGACACGTCGGAGCGCTTCTACGGCGAGATCATCACCACGCGGACCTTCGCCGACCGCCTGGAGACGCTCGCCAACGTGCGTGAGGCCGGGATCAAGGTTTGCGCCGGCGGCATCCTCGGAATGGGGGAGACCACCGACGACCGCATCTCGATGCTGGTCACGCTTGCCAATCTGCCCAGCCCGCCCGAAAGCGTCCCGATCAACATGCTGATTCCGATCCCCGGCTCGAAGCTTGCGGACGCGCCGCCGGTCGACCCGATCGAGTTCGTGCGCACGATTGCGCTTGCCCGGATCCTGATGCCGGAAAGCCATGTCCGCCTGTCTGCAGGACGGACCGGGATGAGCGACGAGATGCAGGCGCTCTGTTTCCTTGCCGGCGCCAATTCGATCTTTGTCGGTGAGACGCTGCTGACCGCCGACAATCCCGGGGAGGATCACGATGCCGCCCTGTTTCGCCGCCTGGGGCTGAGGCCCATGGCGCCCGCGGAACAGGAACCGGCCGAATGA
- a CDS encoding 8-amino-7-oxononanoate synthase, which yields MSVDLLDRYEKTLAGLVRRGRRRILAAPSGIDFTSNDYLALADSPRLKAVITAAIERGVPVGAGGSRLLRGNHAEHEALEAEAAAFFRAERVLFFGSGYAANAALFSVLPQRGDLIVHDALIHASAHEGIAASKADALAARHNDVDAFADAIGRWRRAGGRGHPWIAVESLYSMDGDRAPLAALAALADRHDGFLVIDEAHATGVHGAGGRGLSEALEGRENIVALHTCGKALGASGALLGASRALCDYIVNRARGFIYSTAPSPLTASAVREALKIVADEPERRATLDGLSRFSNEALATILGMEGSGSQILPVMIGDNVRALRIAARMQAEGFDVRAIRPPTIPEGTARLRIAITLNVGRTEIAGMLDRLKAVMAEELP from the coding sequence ATGAGCGTGGATTTGCTCGATCGCTACGAAAAGACCCTGGCAGGGCTCGTGCGCAGGGGACGGCGCCGCATACTTGCTGCCCCGAGTGGCATCGACTTCACGTCGAATGATTACCTGGCGCTCGCCGATTCCCCACGCCTCAAGGCCGTGATTACCGCGGCGATCGAGCGGGGCGTGCCGGTCGGTGCTGGCGGATCGCGGCTGCTGCGCGGCAACCATGCCGAACACGAGGCGCTGGAGGCGGAGGCGGCGGCATTCTTCCGCGCCGAGCGTGTGCTGTTCTTCGGCAGCGGCTATGCGGCCAATGCGGCACTCTTCTCCGTGCTGCCGCAGCGGGGCGATCTTATCGTTCACGATGCGCTGATCCATGCAAGCGCCCATGAGGGGATTGCCGCCAGCAAGGCAGACGCGCTTGCGGCACGGCACAACGACGTCGACGCCTTTGCGGACGCCATCGGGAGATGGCGCCGCGCAGGGGGGCGGGGCCACCCGTGGATCGCCGTCGAGAGCCTCTATTCCATGGATGGCGATCGTGCCCCGCTCGCAGCGCTGGCCGCACTTGCGGACCGGCACGACGGCTTTCTGGTGATAGACGAGGCGCATGCGACCGGTGTCCACGGCGCAGGCGGCCGCGGCCTTTCGGAGGCGCTCGAAGGCCGAGAAAACATTGTGGCGCTGCATACCTGCGGCAAGGCGCTTGGAGCCTCCGGCGCCTTGCTTGGCGCGAGCCGGGCGCTTTGCGACTACATCGTCAATCGCGCCCGCGGCTTCATCTATTCGACTGCGCCGTCGCCATTGACGGCGTCCGCCGTTCGCGAGGCATTGAAGATCGTCGCCGACGAGCCCGAGCGACGCGCAACCCTCGACGGTCTCAGCCGCTTCTCGAACGAGGCGCTTGCCACCATCCTCGGCATGGAAGGCAGCGGATCGCAGATCCTGCCGGTGATGATCGGAGACAATGTGCGCGCCTTGCGGATCGCGGCGCGCATGCAGGCGGAAGGCTTCGACGTCCGCGCGATCCGTCCGCCGACCATTCCGGAGGGCACGGCGCGCCTCAGGATCGCGATCACCCTGAATGTCGGGAGAACGGAGATCGCCGGCATGCTGGACAGGCTGAAGGCCGTGATGGCGGAGGAGCTGCCATGA
- the bioD gene encoding dethiobiotin synthase encodes MTLRLVVTGTDTGIGKTVFAAALTDAIAGYYWKPVQSGLDGETDSESVRRLGRIAAERILPETYRLATPASPHLAARLDGVTIRPENLSPPAVDAPLVVEGAGGLMVPLTECLLLADLFERWQLPIILCARTGLGTINHTLLSLEALRRRLIPVLGVAFIGDRQAETEAIIAKLGQVRVLGRLPRLEPLTPDALRRAFRDNFDINQFQEMPA; translated from the coding sequence ATGACGCTGCGCCTCGTCGTCACCGGGACCGATACGGGCATCGGCAAGACAGTCTTCGCGGCCGCGCTGACGGACGCCATTGCGGGCTATTACTGGAAGCCGGTGCAATCCGGTCTCGACGGCGAAACCGACAGCGAGAGCGTCCGCCGACTGGGCCGGATTGCCGCAGAGCGCATTCTGCCGGAAACCTACAGGCTCGCCACGCCGGCCTCTCCGCATCTTGCGGCGCGGCTCGATGGCGTCACGATCCGGCCCGAGAACCTCTCTCCGCCTGCGGTCGACGCTCCGCTGGTGGTCGAGGGGGCAGGCGGGCTCATGGTACCGCTTACCGAATGCCTGCTCCTCGCCGATCTGTTCGAGCGCTGGCAACTGCCCATCATCCTCTGCGCCCGCACCGGCCTGGGTACGATCAACCACACCTTGCTGTCGCTCGAGGCCCTGCGCCGCCGCTTAATCCCTGTGCTCGGCGTTGCTTTCATCGGCGACCGGCAGGCAGAAACCGAGGCCATCATTGCCAAACTCGGTCAGGTCCGCGTGCTCGGACGGCTGCCGCGGCTCGAACCGTTAACGCCCGACGCATTGCGGCGAGCCTTCCGCGACAACTTCGATATCAACCAGTTCCAGGAGATGCCGGCATGA
- a CDS encoding adenosylmethionine--8-amino-7-oxononanoate transaminase — protein MSNSPVWHPFTQHALEPAMKRIVGTEGAYLVDEDGARILDAISSWWVITHGHRHPAIMEAIRRASEAYDQIIFAEYTHEPAEELAKGLIEIAPAGLKHVFYSDSGSTAVEVALKMALGYFHNTGRLRGRICVLEHGYHGDTIGTMSAGERGVFNAAYEPFLFAVDRLPFPDSGREQHTLDAFETHCASGEIAALLVEPLVLGAGGMKVYPAATLAELKRIAERHGTLLIADEVMTGWGRTGTRFACEQADIVPDILCTSKGLTGGALPLAATLCTAPIFDAHLSRDRSRTFFHSSSYTANPIACAAALANLGIWKTEPVAERIAALAGGQRRRLQRFEADPRFRDVRQAGTIAVLELDVPTGGYLSDVGPRLRAFFRKRQLLIRPLGNVIYLMPPYCITEADLDRAYDAIDEAASALAKGQL, from the coding sequence ATGAGCAATTCTCCCGTCTGGCACCCCTTCACCCAGCACGCGCTCGAGCCGGCGATGAAGCGCATCGTCGGCACCGAAGGCGCCTATCTCGTGGATGAAGACGGTGCGCGGATACTGGACGCCATCTCCTCCTGGTGGGTCATCACCCATGGCCACCGCCACCCGGCGATCATGGAAGCGATCCGGCGCGCGTCGGAAGCTTACGATCAGATCATCTTTGCCGAATATACGCACGAACCGGCGGAGGAACTCGCAAAGGGCCTGATCGAGATCGCGCCCGCCGGGCTCAAGCACGTATTCTATTCCGACAGCGGCTCGACGGCGGTGGAAGTCGCGCTGAAGATGGCGCTCGGTTACTTCCACAACACCGGCAGGCTCCGCGGCCGCATCTGCGTGCTGGAGCACGGCTATCATGGTGATACGATCGGGACGATGTCGGCGGGCGAACGCGGCGTCTTCAATGCTGCCTACGAGCCGTTCCTCTTCGCCGTCGACAGGCTGCCGTTTCCGGATTCCGGCCGCGAACAACACACGCTGGACGCCTTCGAGACCCATTGCGCCTCGGGCGAGATCGCGGCATTGCTCGTCGAGCCACTGGTGCTTGGTGCCGGCGGCATGAAGGTCTATCCCGCCGCCACACTTGCCGAATTGAAGCGCATAGCCGAGCGGCACGGCACCCTGCTGATCGCCGACGAGGTGATGACCGGCTGGGGCCGGACCGGCACGCGTTTCGCTTGCGAACAGGCGGACATCGTGCCGGATATTCTCTGCACGTCGAAAGGCCTCACGGGAGGTGCGCTGCCGCTGGCGGCTACTCTGTGCACCGCGCCAATCTTCGACGCGCATCTTTCGCGTGATCGCAGCCGGACTTTCTTTCACTCGAGTTCCTATACCGCCAATCCAATCGCCTGCGCGGCAGCTCTCGCCAATCTCGGGATATGGAAGACCGAGCCGGTCGCAGAACGCATCGCGGCACTGGCCGGCGGCCAACGCCGGCGTTTGCAGCGCTTCGAAGCCGATCCACGCTTTCGCGACGTCCGCCAGGCCGGCACGATCGCCGTCCTCGAACTCGATGTGCCGACGGGTGGATATCTGTCCGATGTCGGCCCTCGTCTGCGGGCATTCTTTCGCAAGCGTCAGTTGCTCATCCGCCCCCTTGGCAACGTCATTTACCTGATGCCGCCCTATTGCATCACGGAAGCCGATCTGGACCGGGCCTATGACGCGATAGACGAAGCGGCCTCGGCCCTCGCAAAGGGGCAGTTGTGA
- a CDS encoding beta-ketoacyl-ACP synthase III encodes MRNVRSSRLAGFGHALPARRVDNGEIETKLGLEPGWIERRTGIRTRYWVGEADTLTGLAAKAGEAALADAGIGPSDIALTLLATSTPDHLLPPSAPLLAHRLGLTRSGAIDLAGACSGFLYALTLADGFVRAQGRPVLVVAANILSRRINPAERASAVLFADAAGAVVIAPSDDPETGVIGVDLACDGSGYDLISIAAGGSSRPFSPEIAAEEFLMTMRDGREVFSRAVEMMTRSSIRALAAAGLRPAAVSRFVPHQANVRIFDAVCNQLGIDLSRTVRTIEEHGNSSAATIPLSLSVAHRARPFAPGEKLLMTAAGAGLVGGAVVFGV; translated from the coding sequence GTGAGGAACGTCCGGTCATCGCGCCTCGCCGGCTTCGGCCATGCCCTGCCGGCACGACGTGTCGACAATGGCGAAATCGAAACAAAGCTCGGTCTCGAGCCGGGCTGGATCGAACGGCGGACCGGCATCCGGACCCGCTATTGGGTCGGGGAGGCGGACACCCTCACGGGTCTCGCCGCCAAGGCCGGCGAAGCCGCGCTGGCCGACGCCGGCATCGGGCCGAGCGACATTGCTCTTACGCTCCTCGCGACGTCCACGCCCGACCATCTTCTGCCGCCCTCGGCGCCGCTGCTCGCGCATCGGCTCGGGCTCACCCGCTCCGGCGCCATCGACCTTGCCGGCGCCTGCTCGGGCTTCCTTTACGCGCTGACGCTTGCCGATGGTTTCGTGCGCGCGCAGGGCAGGCCCGTGCTCGTTGTCGCCGCGAACATATTGAGCCGCCGGATCAATCCGGCGGAAAGGGCGAGTGCGGTGCTCTTCGCCGACGCCGCCGGCGCCGTCGTGATTGCGCCTTCCGACGATCCGGAGACGGGCGTCATTGGCGTTGACCTCGCTTGCGATGGAAGCGGCTACGACCTGATCTCGATCGCTGCGGGCGGCAGCAGCCGACCGTTTTCACCGGAGATCGCTGCCGAAGAGTTCCTAATGACCATGCGCGATGGCCGGGAGGTGTTTTCCCGGGCCGTGGAGATGATGACCCGCTCCTCGATCCGCGCGCTCGCCGCCGCAGGCCTGCGTCCGGCGGCAGTCAGCCGGTTCGTGCCGCATCAGGCGAATGTCCGGATCTTCGACGCGGTCTGCAATCAGCTCGGCATAGACTTGTCGAGGACGGTACGGACGATCGAGGAGCACGGCAATTCGTCGGCCGCTACAATACCGCTCTCGCTCTCCGTGGCTCACCGGGCGAGACCCTTCGCCCCCGGAGAGAAACTCCTGATGACGGCGGCCGGTGCGGGATTGGTCGGCGGAGCGGTGGTCTTTGGCGTCTAG